GTGCAGCACCGGGCGGCGTTGTGGTCGGGCGAGGCGGGCGGGCACGGTGACGAGGTGTCGCCGTAGCGTCGCGCCGCGGGCCACGGAATGTCGTGGGCTGGTCAAGGTTCCAGCGGCGCGGAGCAGGTTGTGTGTCATGGCCGCGCAGATCGCCCAGGCGCCGTTGGCGGCGAACCGGGCGGAGGGCAGATGCGCCAGTGGTCCGTCGATGAGGTCGGCGAACACGGTCTCGATGATCGCGTGGCGGCGGTGGGTAATGTCCGCCTCGGCGGTCGGTTCGGCACTGTTGGTGAAGAACGGGTGATGCCGCCAGACAGGAAACAACTCGTCGCCTCGTGCTTTGTCGCGGATCCGGCGCACGATCAACCTCGCGGTGACTGGGTGCTTTCTCGCGAATGCGGTGAACTCGACTTCGGCGACCTGCGCGTCGGAGATCAGCTCACCGGTGTCCGGGTCAACGACCGCGCCCGGGTAGTTCACGGGCGTCCACGCCTCGTCGTCGATGGTCGCGATGGCCCGGCTCACCGCGGGGTTCTTGCTGATCGAAACGGAGAACCGGACCCCGGCGCTCACGCAGGCGTTCACGACCGCGCTGTTGCCGTAGGCGGAGTCACCGCGGGCCAGGATCTCCCCGCTGGCTCCGGCAGCGCGGGCGGTGCCGATCGCCTCGCGCAGCATCGTCGCTGCACCCTTGCCAGAGCCCGCCCGCCCGGCACGTAGCCGTATGCCGGCCACCACCGGCGCACCCTGATCTGTGCTGATCGTGGTGGCCAGGGGCGACAGGCCCCGGCGCAGCATGACCCGGCCGGCAATCTTGGCGTGCCCGAAACTGGCACCCTGTATGGCGTGGCCGTAAACCGGGCGCAACAGCGAGTCGATATCCACATACGCCCGCTGCGCGATGCCGGGCAGCAGCCCACTGCGCTGGACCAGGTTGACCAGGTGTGCCCGCGCCACCGACGCCAACTGCAGCGTGTGCCCGTGGGTGAACTCCCGCAGGAACTGCCCCAGCGTGGCCGGTGCGTACACCTCGGCGAACAACCGGCCCATCCCACCAGTGCGGGTCAGATCCAGATCGTCGATACTGTCCGCGCCGGCAGCCATCCCCGCGATGATCGAGGTGAGCTTGCCCGCCGGGTTCACCCCAGCCGAGGCCACCCGCGTCGAGGCGAGAGTCACCTTTGATGAGATCAGCTCGGACAACCCCGCCCGCTCGGCCAGCGCCATCACCGGAACCAGCCCAGCACACGACACAAGATCCTCGTCATCGAACACCGGCGTCGCCCGGGACCAGACATGAGATAGTTGCACTGAAAGTGCCTTCCGACGCAGAGACGATTAGGGCCTAGACAATCCTCATTGTCCCTGCACAGAAGGCACTTTCTCTATTCACCACGCCGAACGATCAACCAACCGGTCCACGGATCCAGGCT
This is a stretch of genomic DNA from Phytoactinopolyspora mesophila. It encodes these proteins:
- a CDS encoding IS1380 family transposase; translated protein: MQLSHVWSRATPVFDDEDLVSCAGLVPVMALAERAGLSELISSKVTLASTRVASAGVNPAGKLTSIIAGMAAGADSIDDLDLTRTGGMGRLFAEVYAPATLGQFLREFTHGHTLQLASVARAHLVNLVQRSGLLPGIAQRAYVDIDSLLRPVYGHAIQGASFGHAKIAGRVMLRRGLSPLATTISTDQGAPVVAGIRLRAGRAGSGKGAATMLREAIGTARAAGASGEILARGDSAYGNSAVVNACVSAGVRFSVSISKNPAVSRAIATIDDEAWTPVNYPGAVVDPDTGELISDAQVAEVEFTAFARKHPVTARLIVRRIRDKARGDELFPVWRHHPFFTNSAEPTAEADITHRRHAIIETVFADLIDGPLAHLPSARFAANGAWAICAAMTHNLLRAAGTLTSPRHSVARGATLRRHLVTVPARLARPQRRPVLHLPAHWPWAAPWRTLYNAVFATGPPAVA